In the Heterodontus francisci isolate sHetFra1 chromosome 6, sHetFra1.hap1, whole genome shotgun sequence genome, one interval contains:
- the nck2b gene encoding cytoplasmic protein NCK2b, producing MTEEVIVIAKWDYTAQQDQELDIKKNERLWLLDDSKTWWRVRNTSNKTGYVPSNYVERKNSLKKGSLVKNIKDTLGLGKTKRKTCARDASPTPSTDAEFSSNGGSSDRIYDLNIPAYVKFAYVAERDDELSLVKGSRVTVMEKCSDGWWRGGYNGQVGWFPSNYVVEEVDEATADSPNFFTSRLGAAVSNGQTTKVLHMVQTLYPFSSVTEEELNFEKGEIMDVIEKPENDPEWWKCQNSKGQIGLVPKNYVVILNDGPSVNSSHISQISYTGPSSTGKFSGKEWYYGSVTRHQAEVVLNERGIDGDFLVRDSESSPSDLSISLKASGKNKHFKVQLVDGVYCIGQRRFNTMDELVEHYKKAPIFTSEHGDKLYLIKPLQ from the exons ATGACAGAAGAAGTTATTGTTATAGCAAAGTGGGATTACACAGCACAGCAGGATCAAGAACTTGACATCAAGAAAAATGAGCGATTGTGGCTACTTGATGACTCTAAAACTTGGTGGAGAGTAAGAAATACATCAAACAAAACTGGATATGTTCCGTCAAACTATGTAGAAAGGAAGAACAGCTTAAAGAAAGGGTCACTTGTAAAGAACATCAAAGATACATTAG GTTTGGGTAAAACGAAAAGGAAGACCTGTGCAAGAGATGCTTCCCCTACACCAAGCACAGATGCAGAATTCTCATCAAATGGTGGAAGTTCTGACCGTATATATGATTTAAATATTCCAGCATATGTCAAATTTGCATACGTGGCAGAGAGAGATGATGAACTGTCTCTTGTGAAGGGATCACGTGTTACTGTTATGGAAAAATGTAGTGATGGTTGGTGGAGAGGCGGCTACAATGGACAAGTTGGTTGGTTTCCATCCAATTATGTTGTTGAGGAAGTTGATGAGGCAACTGCAGATTCACCTAACTTCTTCACTTCCAGACTTGGAGCAGCAGTGAGTAATGGGCAAACCACAAAAGTTCTTCATATGGTGCAGACTCTTTACCCATTCAGCTCTGTGACAGAGGAAGAACTGAATTTTGAAAAGGGGGAAATTATGGATGTCATTGAGAAACCGgagaatgatccagaatggtggaAGTGTCAAAATTCTAAAGGGCAAATTGGTCTTGTTCCCAAAAACTATGTAGTAATCTTAAATGATGGACCTTCTGTGAACAGTTCACACATTTCTCAGATAAGCTATACTGGCCCATCTTCTACAGGAAAGTTTTCTGGAAAAGAGTGGTACTATGGTAGTGTCACACGACACCAGGCTGAAGTGGTTCTAAACGAGAGAGGAATTGATGGTGACTTTCTTGTTAGAGATAGTGAATCATCG CCAAGTGACCTCTCAATATCACTGAAAGCATCAGGAAAGAACAAACATTTCAAGGTCCAGCTAGTAGATGGAGTGTACTGTATTGGACAGCGTCGATTTAACACCATGGATGAATTGGTAGAACACTACAAAAAGGCACCTATCTTCACAAGTGAACACGGAGACAAGTTGTATCTAATCAAACCCTTGCAGTGA